ATTCTGACCAAAAATTAAAAAAATTAAGTAATCCCACAGAGGGATAGAAACAACAGTTTTACATTAAGGTTCTACCCAGCGTCCGTCGGCCTTAATCAGGTTGATTAATTCTTCTACTCCTTGTGTTTCTGGGACTTTTTTAATTTCTTCCCTGCCACGATATAAAGAAATGTAACCGGGGGTTTTGCCAACATAACCATAGTCAGCATCAGCCATTTCTCCGGGTCCATTGACAATACAACCCATGACTGCAATATCTAACCCAGTCAAGTGTTTAGTGGCTTCCCGGACTACGTGCAGCACTTCCTCTAGATTAAATAAAGTCCGTCCACAAGAAGGACAAGCGACATATTCAACCATTGTTTTCCGCAAACCTAAAGCTTGCAGAATGCTGTAACAAACAGGAATTTCCTTTTCTGGTGCTTCTGTCAAAGACACGCGGATTGTATCACCAATCCCGTCAGCCAGCAATGTGGCAATGCCAGCAGTAGATTTAATTCTGCCATATTCACCATCACCTGCTTCTGTCACGCCCAGATGTAGAGGATAATCCATGCCTAAATCATCCATGCGTTTGGCCATGAGACGATATGCAGCAATCATCACAGGAACTCGTGAGGCTTTCATAGAAATTACGACATTGTGAAAATCCAAAGATTCACAAATACGGATGAATTCTATGGCAGATTCCACCATACCTTCGG
The window above is part of the Dolichospermum sp. DET69 genome. Proteins encoded here:
- the ispG gene encoding (E)-4-hydroxy-3-methylbut-2-enyl-diphosphate synthase — protein: MQTLPTLEITNTTSSQPAFDTTIKRRKTRAVQVGDVTIGGGYPVTVQSMINEDTLDIDGSVAGIRRLHEIGCEIVRVTVPSLGHAKALAEIKQKLIKTYRDVPIVADVHHNGMKIALEVAKHIEKVRINPGLYVFEKPNTNRTEYTKAEFDEIGEKIRETLAPLVISLRDQGKAMRIGVNHGSLAERMLFTYGDTPEGMVESAIEFIRICESLDFHNVVISMKASRVPVMIAAYRLMAKRMDDLGMDYPLHLGVTEAGDGEYGRIKSTAGIATLLADGIGDTIRVSLTEAPEKEIPVCYSILQALGLRKTMVEYVACPSCGRTLFNLEEVLHVVREATKHLTGLDIAVMGCIVNGPGEMADADYGYVGKTPGYISLYRGREEIKKVPETQGVEELINLIKADGRWVEP